From the genome of Tripterygium wilfordii isolate XIE 37 chromosome 6, ASM1340144v1, whole genome shotgun sequence:
GTTgcagagagaacaaaaaaatataatttagaaACAGAGCAGCCCAAAGATGAAAATTTCCAAAATTTCAAGATCCGAGATTGGACATTCTTCTCCCAAATTCCTAAGCACTCACCAACTCGAAATTGTCTCAAAAGAACTTCaagaaaacagaggaaaagGTCCATTTCCACATGTTAATGATAGCAGCAAATCTCTCGAACaagagaaaacaaacaaatagcGATCATATCACACAGTACACAAATCAAATACAAAAAGCTCGACTACCACACAAATTGTAGATCAATAAGAATTCCGGATAACGAGCAATCACCATAGCACACGCGAATTCAACCCTCGATCATAAAATAGACGAAGAACTTGAATTGGGGGGCTAAGAATAACCAATGAAACAAGCAAACCGATGACAAATACAATCTTCGAATCATACTAAACAACGAGAAGTAACGAATAACAAGTAATCATTAAACGAAGAATTAACAAATTCCAAATCGAGAGATCTTACCAACTCTAGCCAGATTGAGTTCCTGTAAGAGAGGGCAACCAGGAGAAAAGAGCGTTATTACTGTTATATGTATCAACTTTAGTGACTTACGTTTATCATGACCGAGTCCGACAATTCTATTATTGCTTCCAACGGACGGCGCGAGAGAGCCATCGCTTAAACGCTAACCCTAGAATACGACTCTATTATGCCAAAATCAACGGCTCTGATTGCCAAGCAAAAacccaaaatatattttattctgtGGTAATTTAAACTGCATGGAAAACAcgtttctttttgtttcgaaaTGATTTGAAATAGCAGCTTAAATTGAGTCCACAAAAAGGTGCCCGGTGTGTTGTCTTTGTGCATGCTGCTCGATCGGAATCGGATGCTTCAAAAAAAGGGGCGAATGACTCTCTCTTTAGAATTGGTGGTTTGCATTTTGcgcttttctttttaaaagaaataaagactactttatttgtttcttcttttatttttatgttaaaatctCAATCGAATACTATATTTCATTCTAATCGTATAATCCGTGGTTAAGAAAATTTGGGAAAAGACAATCTATATAAGCACCGGACTCGAACAAATTATGCTAGTGAGGTCGGTGGATTCTAATATTTACATGCTAAAGCAGTGGTGTGTAAAGGGCCGAATAACCATTTGGGTGATAGTGAATTTCTTCTAGATCAATTCGTATGAATTCGGAAGATCCTGAATTTGATATTCATTTAAAATAATACTCTTCTGACTATGCGTTGACTTTTGACATGCTTTACCTGTAGTTAGGTGGAAAACTTTTGTATTCGAAATCTATCGACCAGAGTTTAAGTTCATATCAGATGCCCACGAACAAAACTTATATTTGTTGTTATCGGTAGAAAAAATGTTAAGGGCCGGATATCTCGAAACACCACCATTTTTACATATTCGTGTTCCTACTTTCTAGAGATGTTCGTGTAGTAATATATTAAACCATTTAATGATTTTCTGCCAGCTTTTGCCATTGATTTTCCAGCTTTGTGCGTGTATAactagggctgttactggtatggtaaattatccattggtataccattaccgacgaattggttaccgaaaatagcagaagattggtataccgttaccaattgttcggtacggtaaatttaccgatgatttcggtaacggtaacggtaaacaaagttcaaaaccggtaaatttcccgattaccgacatatatattaaatatatattaatattatttttagttttagttttatttaattatgaccattagattgatctaatttaatctagaccattgattatttttagggttatcatttatatatcactcgtagcaatttcattaactttaaagcagtgtttgttacataacaaaatgctttgttggtattgattacatgcttttcttctccctttccattatgaTCTTTTAtccttatttatcttgtttcttctagctttcctgctatggagtttaaaacacttcggatactaaaaatattagaaattaatgaaatgaaagattttccgttatagattgttggaataatgttatgtgaattctcctttctttttttctccgattgataagtattttctcttattcacatgtaccacaatgatccttctcattaatctatcatttttattattggtattgtaggcaagatgaaagtgttgtagtctcatacaatgactattaagcacaatgctacttgatgcatttttttcttctcttttttaaataggttttaagaattggtaaatttaccaattaccgacttaccattaccgatcgatcggtataccgaccatcggtataccgactcttccggtaacggtaatggtaacattttttgaattaccgaaagaattggtatggtaacggtattccgtgtttggtaacggtaaccgtaccaataacagccctatgTATAACGATAGAATAGAGTCTTGTATTTCCCCCTTTCGAGTTGGATTTAAAAATAGAATAGAGTCTGCGTGTGGAATTTTGATTCACATCacttaaaatatgaaaaaagtgaaaaatgtGACAGCCCAAAAGGTTATTAGGACGTAAGGGTCCGTTTGCTGTAAAGTGTAAACCCGTTACTTAATGGGCTGAAAAAACCCTGCTGAATCCAACCCACATCGGGCCCATTTAAATCTTGGTATACGCATAGAAGGATGCACCGTACAGTTCGTCTTGCTGCTTGCTACTACCGATGGCTTCAAAACTGCTTTCCATGAGAAGATTCTCAAGACTTGTTAAATCTCGATGTCCTTCTGTGCCTTATCCTTCGTCTTCGGTTCAGAGATCGTGCGCTTTGCGTCCTGAAGCTTGTATTAATCTCCTTGTTAGCTCAAACACTGATGTCTTTCCTTCGTCGGCCTCTTCCAGAAACTTTTGCTCTCGTCCGTTCAATATCGACGAATCTCAAGGCCCTGCCACCATTGATTACCGGTACTCACTAACCACTCTtgccctttattttttcttcatttcaacaGAACATCAAACGATAATTTTAGCACATGTTCTCTTTCGGTAGCGGGGAAACGACGGTTGTTGAATGTTGAGATTCGTTTGTCAGTTTGGAATAGGAGATGCAATCTTTAGTGAATGGCTAGCATTGAAGTAGATTacacttatttttaatttttaattcataCATGAGTaaaattttcctttgttttcctTGTATTCGTGTAATTTTGGGTAATTATTCTAATGATTAATGTGGATACAGTTCTCTTCTGCAGGAGGAAGATTTTCAAAGTCTAGCTGATTTAACAATCCATGACCTGCAAGAGAAACTTGAGGTATTTCTCATATTGTTCAAAGTGTTTGCATCGTTGTGTGCTCGTGGCAATATGGCTATTAGCTATTGCCATATAGGTGCTGCAAACTGTTATATTTCTGTGTTCAAAGTTCTGAGTAAACGACCTTTAATTTTGACATTGCATTTTGTTGTACTTGACATGCAGAATTCTAAACCAACCCGgtgtattttttgaattttgatttgtgTTGTCTGGCGTGAATTTTGGTATTGATCTCAGagtgtttttggttttttccgCTCATGGCTTGAGGAATTCCCTATTGCTGCGTGATTGTGATGTTTATTCTAATTCTTATATGAATTTGTGGTGCTGAGCAGGAATATGGTGATGACATCCAAATTGATGGGTTCGACATAGACTATGGGGTAATTATGATGATTAGTGTTTGAAGATGGGATACTAATTACTATTTCTGAAAGTTTAAATTGTCTGATATAGTTTGTGTTTGCATTTAATAGAGTGATGTTTTAACTGTAAAGCTTGGGGCTTTGGGCACTTATGTGTTGAACAAACAAACTCCAAATAGACAAATTTGGTTGTCTTCCCCAGTAAGGTATGAATGGTTCTTGACTTCTACAGTTTTGAATTTCTGTACCTTTTGTTTTTCTGcttaatttgattttattttccatggAGCATAATAGTTTTATTAATGTAAGGCACCAAGAAGGTCTGAAAGAATTATTTTATAGTGTCCAAGAGAGAGCGAATATTGAGgttacaatttttattgaacCACAAATTAAGAGTTTTAAGCCAAGTATcttttcattgttttcaaatgaatttttttcttcccaacTAAACTTTCCAAGAGATGGTTAATGAATGAGTGGTATCTTGTTCTAATTCTCTGAGCCGAATAAAGCATTACAACTCATTAAGTTCCTTGTTGAAACATTGAGATCTAACCCATGATAATCCTACAAGATTTAGAGCATAGTCCCTAGTCTTCCTAGTCCATGTGTAATAAAGAAGATAATTGTTAACAGTTTCTTACTTCATCTGGCAAAGATAAGCATCGATTCACTTCAAAATGATTGAATATGGTGTCAAGTCAAGTCTATTTGTAGGATCCTCAACTTAGTCAAAGGCTAGTGATTAGAGGATATGTAACATATTTACTCCTTAAGTTCGATTGACACATTGACTATATATAGTCAGATATGGTTGTCTTACCCATTTGTTCTCATTCCATCACCAGTGACAGGTTAATGATGTTCATTGTTTGTTTGCCGAAATTCTGAAATCTAGTGGAAAGAGGTAATGAGGTATCATGAAAGGCGTGAGGGAGAATGGAGTTGCATATGAACAAACATTGGAAAAGCATTAATGAAATCCGTTATTTTTGTTATACCCTGCACTCCTTTTCTCAATTTGTCTTCGTAATCTGAAATCTAGGTTTTATACAGTGGTCCATCCAGGTATGATTGGGATAAAGATGTTCAAACTTGGGTTTATAGGCGAACAGGAGCAAAATTATATGAAGTACTTGAAAGTGAGTTGAAGCAACTATGTGATGAACCAATCAGCCTTTCTTGAACTAGAA
Proteins encoded in this window:
- the LOC119999662 gene encoding frataxin, mitochondrial-like isoform X3 — its product is MASKLLSMRRFSRLVKSRCPSVPYPSSSVQRSCALRPEACINLLVSSNTDVFPSSASSRNFCSRPFNIDESQGPATIDYRSLLQEEDFQSLADLTIHDLQEKLEEYGDDIQIDGFDIDYGSDVLTVKLGALGTYVLNKQTPNRQIWLSSPVSDRLMMFIVCLPKF
- the LOC119999662 gene encoding frataxin, mitochondrial-like isoform X2 encodes the protein MASKLLSMRRFSRLVKSRCPSVPYPSSSVQRSCALRPEACINLLVSSNTDVFPSSASSRNFCSRPFNIDESQGPATIDYRSLLQEEDFQSLADLTIHDLQEKLEEYGDDIQIDGFDIDYGSDVLTVKLGALGTYVLNKQTPNRQIWLSSPVSKNLALLIFRALISFYGEFEHGSYRDDLMHL
- the LOC119999662 gene encoding frataxin, mitochondrial-like isoform X1; the protein is MASKLLSMRRFSRLVKSRCPSVPYPSSSVQRSCALRPEACINLLVSSNTDVFPSSASSRNFCSRPFNIDESQGPATIDYRSLLQEEDFQSLADLTIHDLQEKLEEYGDDIQIDGFDIDYGSDVLTVKLGALGTYVLNKQTPNRQIWLSSPVSGPSRYDWDKDVQTWVYRRTGAKLYEVLESELKQLCDEPISLS